The window CGCAGTAAAAGGGCACATGCCGACATTCATCTTTTGTGAAAAAGGCCTTTTTGCGCCGTCAAAGACATAACCAAATTCCCCCGCAAGTATAAGCGAGCGAAAACGCCAGGGATGCGCGAAACCCTGGCAGCCCCCTGGCGCACACCAATCTGTGGGCACAGAGGTCTTAAATTTGATTGCATTACTTGTGCCAGCGCAATTGTTAAATTTCCTGCCCTTAGCATATTTTAGCGCAAAGCAATACGGAGAATAAGCCTTTAGTTTTCAAGGAACCAACAGCTTTTGTCCCCCAGCAATTTTCCACACAGCGGTATAAAAAACGTATATAATAAGAGCAGATGAACGTTAAATGTTATACCCCTTGCGATGCGCACCGCATTCGCAAACTCGCTCAAAGAAGCAAAAATTGCGCCACTGGGGTTAGAAAATCACACACAATCTCGgcgtggggaagggggttTTTCGATAcgtgaaaaagaaaagccCGGCGACCCCCAGGGGacaccctcgccgccgcttcgtTGCACCCAGGAAAGCGCTTCTCGCCACAAAAGCGGAAACGCCTTGCTTAGGCAAGCCCCACGTCCCATTTTTCAAgcgcagggggggggggcatgcGGCTTTTTCTTCGAAAGGTGGTGGGCCTTTCGCCCTTTCCAGGGGATCCCAAGGCCATACCGGCCACCCCGTGCGTAACCTTACGGCGCATTTGCGAGATTTCTTTCCCAACATGAAAAACAACAATCTTTTGCCGAAACTGGGAAGATCGTTTTTTTTGACCGTGTGCATGTTTATGGGCGCCACAGTACGACCATCATCTGCTACTAATATCGGAACGAATGATTACCGCAAGCGTCCGTAGTGTGACGCCCCAAACCGCACAACCAGCCCCCCGTTTGTTTTATTGTCTAGGCGGTTTTCCGTTTAAAAACCCTTGGAAAGTTTTCGCTAACTTTACCGTTTCCCAAAAGGATCTTTGGGCTGGGCATCGTTGCTGGGGTCGTCTCCTGCTCTGATTTTTCCGCTTCGTTGCCGCTCTTGAGAACCTTGCTCGAACACGAGAAAAAACCACCGCCTTTACACCTTAAACCGGTCCGCCTGGCGTCCCTCCTCGGTTTCCTGTAGGCTTTCGGCTTCCGCCGCTTCGCTCAATGGGCAAGAACATTGCCCGGGCCAGCCTTCCCCCAGGGCCGCGGTCGCCTCTTTTTTCGGGGCCCCGAACCTACGCCCCAGAAAagccaccccccccaccccgaCCACCCACCGCCGCAACAGGCCCCCACACCGCGTGGCgccaagcagccgtagacacgcgccgctgcagaaatgcgccgacccagtcaGCGAAGCGCGGCCTCCGCCCCAGACCCTCTAcccgccctccccgccccgcagGGTCGCCCCTCACGGCCGCTCGCCTTGTGCccggtcgccacgtcgcgcatCCCTCGGGGCGCCTCGGGCTCCCCGAGCCAGGGCGcggtgagggccgggtgagatACGTTCGGGTCAGGGCGGCATACTGCCCATCATATGGTTCGCACAAACACGTTCACAGCTGCAGGCCTCCcccacgcagcgccatccaggacatGACCGCCGACACCCGTAGCGATAAATCGCTCTGACTTCGCTACGTCGTAGGTGCCTGACCCTGGCGACACGAGGGGTGGTCCGGGGTAAAAGGGGGGCTTTGGGAATGGCCGCGTTTCGGGGGCAGCAGAGCCGCCTTTTTTCTGCTGGATAGGGGGTTTCCGGTGAAGAAAAAGGCGTGCGCTCTAGGAAAGGGGCGCTCTGCGGATGAAAAGGGTTTGGTCGGCGGGCGCTGTCGGGGCCTTTTGGGCTTTCGGCGTAGGAGCCCAGCGCGGGGGCGGCCAGCGTGGCTGGGTGCCGtttggtgctggtggcgggGGTCTTCGGCGGTCTTTGGGGGCTTTGGTGGGGTGATGTCGTGTTCGGCTGCTGTttggcggggggggggtgttCGCGGTTTCTCTGGGGTTCGTGGGTGCTTGCTTTTCGCGCGGCGGGGTGCTTGCgttggggggtgggggccgcGCGGGCTTGGCGGTTTTCGGCTTTTCGTGGCGGGGGTAGTTTGCGCCGGCCCGCGCTGGTTTTTCTTGCGCCAGGGGGCGGGGTTGGCCTGCTCCAGGGCGCGCGAAAGGGGCgcccccccttttttcgcCTTTGGGGTGGCTCGCTGCCTTGGTGGCTCTCTGTGgcgcgtttttcttttccggTCTTTCTCGCCCgccccttttcttttgtttgcGTTCCcctgggggggggggttgccGGTGGCGGGGCCGCCACCGGCTTTCCCCGTGGGGCGCCCCGAGCCGCGGGGTGGCCCGGCCACCCGTCGGCGCACCCGCGAGGCACTTCAGCCACGTCAGGAGGACAAAGCGGGCGCCGTGGGCagggcagggggggggggaaaGCATTTTCCAGGGCGGTCGCGCCGCGTTTGCGCAGTCTCCTCGCGGGTCTCCGGGCACTGGCTATTGCTTGTCGGCGATAATGTCGAGTGCTCGCCTCTTCCTGGTGGACGGGACGCTGCatgaacgccgccgctgggccTTCGATGGAATCGATGTTCTCTAGGCCGTGGGGGCGATGCCTGCGAACGCGCGCGGGCGTCAGTGCTGTGACGCCAAGGAAGACACCGACCTCCACGACGCGCTTCGCGCCGAGCGTCTCGCATAACCAAGCGAGGAACTGGTTACTCGTCGGAAGACGTCGCCATGCTGGGttgctccagctgctggctgaagcgcagctgtgcatggGGCCTCACGGTTTGCCACCCGCGCCTTGCGACGCTCCATATTTGCTGCGGGTTCACGGCTGCTGACGATACAGAGAGGTCGAGGGCCGCTGAACTGGAGACCTAAAAGGCGACTCAAGTGATGTGCTGCGTGCCTGTCAACGAAGACGGTGTGGCAACGCACCTTGCAGGCATCAGCGCACGcagaaaaaagggagagggcgaagtGAGGCGCAAGTAGGAAGGAGTGCGCGATGCAGTATGGGGTACACGCGGTGCTCCTCACAGTCGCTGAGGCACCATGCTTGATGTGTGCACGATGCAGCCTGGGAAAGGGTTCAGCGCAGCGCGACGGAGACAtggatgggggggggagagggtcCGCCAAGAGAGCTCGCgacgctgcacgcgcgccactCCCTGTTCTCCCAAGTCTGTCATACTTCGGGCAATTTCTTTTGCttgccgcgcacacacgcgtgccgAGGAAGCGGGAGACGGAGAGTCTCGGCCGCTCGGCGTacgcgcagacacaccgacacgtaaccaaacaaaaagaaacataagggagggggcgggggagatTCGACTTTGGTAAACGAAGAACATCAGATGTAAGGAGTCCTAGTCGTAGccgtagggggagggggaggaacagaaagaacagcagcagcaaacaGAGAAGGCGATGACAATGCACTTCAACGagtccacacacacacacacgaataTAGTCGCCCACCTCAGCACACTCAACAGGCAGATTTGCACCCCTGggtatgtgtatgtgtgcgtgtacgtgcgcgcgcgatgCTGTGGACCTCTCTCTACACAAGAGCGCTACGTCAAGGCTTGGCAAGCGAATCATGGGAAAAAGGGTGTATGCAGGtgggcggggagaggggagagcaCCTGCTCGATACCATGTGCCTGCATCTCACGACTGAAGATATGCGAggatgggaggaggggggagaggggaagccGAAGAGACTGGCATATGGATACGTGTataaaaagaaaaatgcTTAATTAGAGAAGAGATGCCATccgagcgtgtgcgtggacgTCGACGgttttgcgtgcgtgctgacggtgggaggaggagcggtGAGAAGGGGGCGGCTCGGGCCCACGCGTACCAGCAGAGATCCAGTAGAATCGAAAGAGTTGTGCACGCTCGCAGAGTTGGGCACGGTGTGCGTATGATAGGGAGCCGGTGCGGGtcagggcggcagcgcgacgtggggggtgggggaaagGACAGCGAGTAAGAAGCCCGTGCGCTTTTCCTCACCTTGCCTGCGCGCGGATTTATGCACAAGTACGTGAAGGTGGCGGTGGATGCTAGGAAAtcgacagcagcagacgAGTTCCCGGTGTGAGAACCAAGATGAGGCACTCAcacaagacacacacgcatggtCTTAAAGACAGAAGAGGAGATACTGTTGCACCAGTGCACACTACACATATATGTGTGCAGCATTCACCTCTCACATCACCAGCTCGAACTCCGCGTTGTGCTGCTTCTTGCCCTTGCGCAAGTTGTCGCTGCGGTAGGTGCGAAAGACGTTGTTGCCGTCCTTGATCTGGTACAGCGTGTTGAGGCTCGTCGGTGTGCCAGCGTCGAAAGAGGCCACGTTCTTGAACACCGCGTTGTTCTTGTCAAGGCGCACAATGTTCACGACGACGTCCTCGCTGGACACCTTGGTCTGCGTGCGGAGCGCGATGACGTACTTCTTCTTTGGGACGTTGTTGCCGGTGCTGCTTTTCATGCGACGCGGAATGACGAGGTACTTGTGGGCCTTTGTGAACTTATAGTAGAGGGAGACAGAGCGAGACTCCTGGAAGAGGTATTCGGTGCTCGGCTCCTCCGGGTTCTCGCTGGAGTTTGCTACCACCTTCTGCTGCGAGCCGTTGATGTCGCCCTCGGAAATGCTGATCATCACGCAAGCGTACTTGCTGTCCGGGTCGCTGGTCGGCAGCCCGCGGCAGTCCTTCTGGTGCAGCGAAATGTACGCCGGAAACTGCGACGTCTTGTTCACGATGATCAGCAGCGCGGTGTCGCACACAAGGTCCTCAAAGCTGCCGATGACGCGGTAGTCATACCACGAACGGAACCAGTGACCACGGCGGAAGCACACGGAGCCGCTGTCGAAGAACTTAGACACATCGCGCCACTCCATCCAGAAGATGCCATCCGCCTTCTTCTGAGGACGGCAGGCGAGCTTGATGAATGGGTAGCGGTTCCACAGCGGACTGTCATCTCCCCAGTCCCCGGTCCACTCCACATGCGACCCCCACGGGTTTCGGATCTTCAGCATGCACAGCCGGTGCAGTGGGAAGTGTTTCACGTCCAGCACCGAGTACGCGTGGCCGATGTTCAGGCCGGCCTTCTCAAAGAGCGCCTCCAACTGGTTTGCTGAGCGCTGCTTACCAGCCATCTTTAGGGCGCCGTTCGACGGGGTGGCAATGCAGATCAGGTACTTCTTCTCGTTCCACCAGTGGAGGGAGTCGAAGAGCTTCTTCCGTGTATCGGTGTCCGTCTGCGCTGTCCTCCACATGTTGCCAAAGTCGTAGGCCGGGAAGCCGGTGAGGTCCTCGAGGGCTTGCCACGGGTATCCAGCCACGATCGCCTGGTACGAACCGAAGACCTTCGCGTAGGCCTTCTCTGCAAAGGACACCCACAGCTCGTTCGGGTGGTTGCGGTTGCGCGCGAACACCGGCAACAGCTGCACGCTGGGCAAATACGAGTCGATGATGATGgtgcgccaccacccgctTATGTTCAGGTTCACGCGCCACGCACCATGCTTTCGCTCCTGGCTGCGGAtgcagcagccgtggcggtTCTTAAAGATGCCCTTGATGGCGGCGTCGTGCTCGGCCAGCGCCGCAAGTGCGCAGAGGTAGTAGCAATCCCCGAGCTGACCCTGGCTAATGTCCTTGGGCGAGATGTTGCCGAAGAGACGAATTTTCGGGTGCCACTTCTTCGGCAGGAAGTCTTCGGGGCGACGCCATGCGATCGTCTCCGGCCGCTTCAGGCACGCATCCGGGTCTGGGTCGATGCCAGGGCGGATCAGCGACTGAGAGGTGGGCGGAAAGGACGTGTCAACGTACATCTTGCCCTTTGTCCGTGCCACCTTCAGGAGTCGATTTTGGTTGTTGACCTTCGGGTTTCTCTCGCGCAGCTTGCGCATCTCGGCGAGGTCGGCGCTGacctgcgctgccgccttctgACGCAGCTTCTGTCGGTACGCATCGGTGAAGGCGATGCCGGAGTACTTTACGTTGAAGCCGTTCACCTCCTTGGTTTTCACCATGGCCTTGGTCTCGAGCGGGAACACGGACACGGTCGCGGTGCAGGCGCCGGAGTCATTCTTGCACACGAGTTCTGTGTCGCTCATCGCGACGATGTTCGAGCCATTGCCGAAGTCGGCTGTCACCTTCATCTGATAGTCCTGCGTGTCGTTGTAGAAGTACCAGATATCGCCCTTGACGATCTTGAAGAGGCGGCCATCATTGAAGCACGGGGTGGTTTTACCCGAGACAAGAGGCCTGCCGAGCTTGTACTCCGGCTTCGCgtcacagcagccgcagcaaccGTTGCCCATCTCCGTGACCTCCCCTGTGAGTGGGCCACCTCACTCTGCGTGCGACGCGCGTCCCTTTCACTATCTTCCTCTCGGAGGAACAGCGACCGCGACAACGAAGTGGCCGGCAAGTGTAGTGATCTGCGCTGCGGCAAGATtgatggcacacacacacacacacacagagggagaggcaaggggagggggcagacaGGCACACTCACTCGACACATGCCAACACAGACAAGACCTAAAAACGAAGAGCgtcgagggagaggagggatggGGCGGCTGTGATGACGCATCGCGTGGGTGAGCGATGATGCAGTAGATAgacgcgagagagggcgagcgagcgagtggCAGACCAGTTCGGTACGGCGTGTAAATcgaaagagaaaaaagatgAAAACGGTTCCAGAGAAGATACACATAAACACAgctggggagggggaggtgaggtgaggtgaggggaggggaggggagggagggaaggaatgaggggcggcggcgatgcttGCGCACCCATGCTTTTATGTACGTGCCTGAAGAGGTGCGATTGGGCGGTGGTGGTTGGATGGATGAAAGGTGAAGATCAAGGGAGAAAaagagcagaggagaggTACGTagatgcacgcacgcacacacgccgccaGCGTGGAGACACACAGCGAGGACGCGGCTATGGCATAGGAGGTATCGGAGAGACTGATCACGTCTACGCAGCATGCAGCGCTGCATTCATCATCTCTTCCAGCGCTGCGACTGCCTTAGGCGAAGGACGTCTTAATCTTCCATCCTGGCTTCATtttgtacgtgtgcgtgcgcgcgcctaTAGATGTACTCCAGGCAATACAACACCGactccacacacgcacgtctgtgcctctgcacacgcgccacgATGATCAGAGCTGgagacgagggagggggaggggcggaatGGCGATGTTTGGGGTACGGCAGCCATCGCTGAACCCGACTTCTACGTAAGCGCAgccacgcacagacacacacacacgcacaggggAGGTGGGTGGATGcatgagaaaaaaaaggagggagggaagacgGGGTACACTCGCTCGCATCATCGGCCTCAATGCACAGTGCGcccttcttccctccctctctgcctctcttctACAGCACCTCCTTCGTCAGTGCAAGCGCTAAACGGAGAGACCGCGAGGCGTCTTGGTGCACCACTAGCTGCTGGAAGCAGGCGCATGTGTCGAGCGGGCGCTCCGCCATGCACGTCAGACGTAGCATGCTCTCTTGCACCTCACGCGTCTCTGCCCGCGCAAACTGCTTCGCAAAGGCCGTCGACCACGTCGCCATGCTCACCGTGACGATGCGCATCTGCAGGCTGGTTGCCTGATGCTGCTGGGACATCGCAGCGGGGGAGCTAAGTGCGTGCACGGTGGCAGCCACCTCTGGATTTGTTGAAAAGCCCAAGAGGTACtggagcgccaccgcggtgCACACGCTGACCTCGATCTCGCCGAGCTGGTGAAGGGCATTGGCAAAGAATCCGTGCAGCATCTCGGTTATCATGGCCTCCGACTCGGCTGCTgactgctgcgctgcggcgccttcgCCGAAGGCGCCACGACTAGTGAGAAagagcgccgacgccgcctccacgtctTTGGTGAGAGCTGCACACTTTTCTCGCACGTATCGATGGAGGTCGCGGATGCGCGGGGTGGCCGGAATGGTGTAGTGTGCCGCCTCTGGGGTGGAAAGCGGCATTCGTGAACTCCGATCGGCCTTGTGAGAAGGACGACCACGCCCACTGGGTTGATTGGCTCCGTCGTCCCCGAGGACACAGCGGTGGCACAGCATATGGTGCAGCGCGTTGGCGATGGAGGCGTTGCTCACCTCTAGAAGCAACTCCTCAGTTGGCATGGCAGCGAGCCAGGCAAGAATTTTGGTGGCCTGCT is drawn from Leishmania infantum JPCM5 genome chromosome 25 and contains these coding sequences:
- a CDS encoding calpain family cysteine protease-like protein, whose product is MGNGCCGCCDAKPEYKLGRPLVSGKTTPCFNDGRLFKIVKGDIWYFYNDTQDYQMKVTADFGNGSNIVAMSDTELVCKNDSGACTATVSVFPLETKAMVKTKEVNGFNVKYSGIAFTDAYRQKLRQKAAAQVSADLAEMRKLRERNPKVNNQNRLLKVARTKGKMYVDTSFPPTSQSLIRPGIDPDPDACLKRPETIAWRRPEDFLPKKWHPKIRLFGNISPKDISQGQLGDCYYLCALAALAEHDAAIKGIFKNRHGCCIRSQERKHGAWRVNLNISGWWRTIIIDSYLPSVQLLPVFARNRNHPNELWVSFAEKAYAKVFGSYQAIVAGYPWQALEDLTGFPAYDFGNMWRTAQTDTDTRKKLFDSLHWWNEKKYLICIATPSNGALKMAGKQRSANQLEALFEKAGLNIGHAYSVLDVKHFPLHRLCMLKIRNPWGSHVEWTGDWGDDSPLWNRYPFIKLACRPQKKADGIFWMEWRDVSKFFDSGSVCFRRGHWFRSWYDYRVIGSFEDLVCDTALLIIVNKTSQFPAYISLHQKDCRGLPTSDPDSKYACVMISISEGDINGSQQKVVANSSENPEEPSTEYLFQESRSVSLYYKFTKAHKYLVIPRRMKSSTGNNVPKKKYVIALRTQTKVSSEDVVVNIVRLDKNNAVFKNVASFDAGTPTSLNTLYQIKDGNNVFRTYRSDNLRKGKKQHNAEFELVM